Proteins co-encoded in one Opitutus terrae PB90-1 genomic window:
- a CDS encoding CHASE2 domain-containing protein: protein MKTPALHGWRRFAASPLLCFGLAWLLTQLDVVERVEWRTLDWRTNVRVHFQPPPDPRIAVVLFGDATEMNLVAWPPDRAVHGELINLLTLAKPAAVIWDVILDASREGGGDAAMARAANIARRSGVKVVTASVTNPDPAEAGAEAERGPTEPLRHVEGEITRLLGDADALRPFPALRKESWYGFADTPAGEDGLRRRIPLLVRVGEAVYPSLALQALLTYFDAPADAVRVRLGDAIYLPTKDRGELRVPIARDGRFLLNYRYDQNEAGPDFPTYGYGELMITLTDQLVNNVPSVRPPPRLDGRIVFIGQVVTGKADIGPTPRNPAAPLVLVHANVVNNVLTGDYARVAPGWAVWLGALLVGYGGLALGLRRPIAVEATFTVLVVACYAVLAFAAWIKFSLWLPLLGPIGGFLALQFTVIFRRALAEQRAREQVKQMFGTYLSPVLLERMMRSGRNIATVSSERRPVTILFSDLRNFTSLTESLRDDLLIAQLNEYLEAMVECIHAEGGTLHKFIGDAVMAVWGDLASEGVAIDAQRAARAALAMQATLAQLNAKWQGEQKPPLAMGVGLNHGVVLIGNIGSPRRMEFAAIGDAVNLASRLESLNKELHTRILAGENLQPLLAEAFQLRPCGSLPVKGKAQPVRVFELLGSAS, encoded by the coding sequence ATGAAGACTCCAGCGCTTCATGGTTGGCGGCGGTTCGCCGCGTCTCCGCTGCTGTGCTTTGGCCTGGCGTGGCTGTTGACCCAGCTGGACGTGGTGGAGCGGGTGGAATGGCGCACGCTGGACTGGCGCACGAACGTGCGGGTGCATTTTCAGCCGCCGCCCGATCCGCGGATTGCGGTGGTGTTGTTCGGCGACGCCACGGAGATGAACCTCGTGGCCTGGCCGCCCGACCGGGCGGTGCACGGCGAGTTGATCAATCTGCTGACGTTGGCGAAACCCGCGGCGGTGATCTGGGACGTCATTCTCGATGCGAGTCGGGAAGGCGGCGGCGATGCGGCGATGGCGCGCGCGGCCAACATCGCGCGCCGCAGCGGCGTGAAGGTCGTCACCGCGAGCGTGACGAACCCGGATCCGGCCGAGGCTGGCGCGGAGGCCGAGCGCGGCCCGACCGAACCGCTGCGGCACGTGGAAGGCGAGATCACGCGGCTGCTCGGCGACGCGGACGCGCTCCGGCCGTTTCCCGCGCTGAGGAAGGAAAGCTGGTATGGATTCGCGGATACGCCGGCAGGCGAGGACGGCTTGCGGCGGCGGATTCCGCTGCTGGTGCGGGTGGGCGAGGCGGTTTACCCCTCGCTCGCGTTGCAGGCGCTGCTGACCTACTTCGACGCGCCCGCCGACGCGGTGCGGGTTCGGCTGGGGGACGCGATCTATCTGCCGACGAAAGATCGCGGCGAGCTGCGCGTGCCCATCGCCAGGGACGGACGGTTTCTGCTGAACTACCGGTATGATCAGAACGAGGCGGGCCCGGATTTCCCGACTTATGGCTACGGCGAGTTGATGATCACGTTGACCGATCAGCTGGTGAACAATGTCCCGTCCGTGCGGCCGCCGCCGCGCTTGGACGGACGGATCGTGTTCATCGGCCAGGTGGTGACCGGCAAGGCGGACATCGGGCCGACGCCGCGCAATCCCGCGGCGCCGCTGGTGCTGGTGCACGCGAACGTGGTCAACAACGTGCTGACCGGCGACTATGCACGGGTGGCGCCGGGTTGGGCCGTTTGGCTGGGCGCTCTCTTGGTCGGCTATGGCGGGCTCGCGCTGGGGCTGCGGCGGCCGATCGCCGTCGAGGCCACCTTCACCGTGCTGGTGGTCGCGTGCTATGCGGTGCTCGCGTTTGCGGCGTGGATCAAGTTCAGCCTCTGGCTCCCGCTGCTCGGGCCAATCGGCGGATTTCTGGCGTTGCAGTTCACCGTGATCTTTCGGCGTGCCCTGGCGGAGCAACGTGCCCGGGAACAGGTGAAGCAGATGTTCGGGACCTATTTGTCGCCGGTTCTGCTCGAGAGGATGATGCGATCAGGCCGCAACATCGCGACCGTGAGCAGCGAACGGCGGCCGGTGACGATCCTGTTCTCGGACCTGCGCAATTTCACGAGCCTGACGGAATCGCTCCGCGACGATCTGCTGATTGCGCAGCTCAACGAATATCTCGAGGCGATGGTGGAGTGCATTCACGCGGAGGGGGGCACGCTGCACAAGTTCATCGGCGACGCGGTGATGGCTGTCTGGGGTGATCTGGCGAGCGAAGGCGTGGCGATCGACGCGCAGCGGGCGGCGCGTGCAGCCCTCGCGATGCAGGCCACGCTCGCGCAGCTGAACGCCAAATGGCAGGGCGAACAAAAACCTCCGTTGGCCATGGGCGTCGGGCTGAATCACGGCGTCGTGCTGATCGGCAACATCGGCTCGCCCCGCCGGATGGAGTTTGCTGCCATCGGCGACGCAGTGAATCTCGCTTCGCGGTTGGAGAGTCTGAACAAAGAGCTGCACACGCGGATCCTCGCGGGGGAAAATCTTCAGCCGCTGCTCGCGGAGGCGTTCCAGTTGCGCCCCTGCGGCTCGCTTCCGGTGAAGGGAAAGGCGCAGCCGGTGAGGGTGTTTGAGCTGCTCGGATCTGCGTCATAA
- a CDS encoding RNA polymerase sigma factor, protein MSLPESEHARWFTEEVQPHESSLRSYLRGLFPTLTDVDDVVQESYARLIRARQAGRVTYAKAFLFTTARNAALDLFRRRKVVAIDAVGDLSDLSVLEERPDAADAADHQERLDLLAEAVRLLPDRCRQVVTLRLLYGLSHKEIAAELRISEHTVKAQLAKAMRRCTHFFEVHGLIPGPLAPIAEP, encoded by the coding sequence GTGAGTCTACCCGAATCCGAACACGCCCGCTGGTTTACCGAAGAAGTGCAGCCGCACGAATCCTCGCTGCGTTCCTATCTGCGGGGGTTGTTTCCCACGCTGACGGATGTCGACGACGTGGTCCAAGAATCCTACGCCCGGCTGATTCGCGCGCGCCAAGCGGGTCGGGTCACCTACGCGAAGGCCTTCCTGTTCACCACGGCGCGGAATGCGGCGCTCGACCTCTTCCGGCGCCGGAAGGTCGTGGCGATCGACGCGGTAGGCGATTTGTCCGACTTGTCCGTCTTGGAGGAAAGGCCGGACGCGGCGGACGCGGCGGATCACCAGGAACGGCTCGATCTCCTGGCAGAAGCCGTGCGCCTGCTGCCCGACCGCTGCCGCCAAGTCGTTACGCTCCGCCTGCTGTATGGACTCTCGCACAAGGAAATCGCCGCCGAGCTCCGCATCTCCGAGCACACGGTCAAGGCACAGCTCGCCAAAGCCATGCGGCGTTGCACCCACTTTTTCGAGGTGCACGGACTGATTCCCGGCCCGCTCGCGCCCATCGCCGAACCGTGA
- a CDS encoding carboxy terminal-processing peptidase: MLHRPLFRRLALASGALISLLAVTSTNAASDRKFVTTPTLSVEARTLVNLLEQAHYNRDAVDPADYGQVVENYMGDLDGQRLFFLATDKQKFNEQFGGKAIYWNLYSLGNIDAAYEIFRLYEDRAHARINWIFEELNKEFDLSGQDTYRVDRSKSEWAATPAAADALWRQRLKFELISELMNKKSMDEAKQTVRKRYERMLKNVADLELNDVAELFLSNIARIYDPHSTYFSADTFEDFGIQMKLQLVGIGALLGIEEDYCFVKEIVPGGPADLGKQLKPNDKIIAVAQPGSEPVEIIGMKLRKVVEMIRGTKGSQVKLIVEPADATDASTRKEITIVRDVVKLNSARARAAVFQVPDATGQTTVPLGVITLPAFYGPADSEDPEAEKTSATKDVARLIEQLKDAGIKGLVLDLRHNGGGYLSEAVDLTGLFISRGPVVQVKNYAGEIQIDNDNDPAVAYQGPLAVLVDRFSASASEIVTGALQNYGRAIVIGDTSTHGKGSVQTVLEMKNLVPQLARTGEKSGAAKFTVQKYYLPNGSSTQLKGVVPDIVLPSIDEFLPIGEGSLPHALVWDEIPTSFFDGSPLDAKVLTTLREASQRRQAQLDEFAYLRKNVDWFKVRQEQKLVSLNLQARQQQKETDETFRKEMKTKKEELAKSDFPFREFRLGPPPPPKIKAEPKEGDLPEAVEDELSTDESDESYAKVDVHLRESLRVLNDAVELGESPQYWASNHPPLTLAAVNRKG, from the coding sequence ATGTTGCACCGTCCTCTTTTCCGCCGTCTGGCGCTCGCCTCCGGGGCGCTGATTTCGTTGCTCGCCGTCACGTCGACGAACGCCGCGAGCGATCGCAAGTTCGTCACCACCCCCACGCTGTCGGTCGAGGCCCGCACGCTCGTCAACCTGCTCGAACAGGCCCACTACAACCGCGATGCGGTCGATCCCGCCGACTACGGCCAGGTCGTGGAAAACTACATGGGCGACCTGGACGGCCAGCGGCTCTTCTTCCTCGCCACCGACAAGCAGAAGTTCAACGAGCAGTTCGGCGGCAAGGCCATTTACTGGAACCTTTATTCGCTCGGCAATATCGACGCGGCGTACGAGATTTTCCGCCTCTACGAGGATCGCGCGCACGCGCGGATCAATTGGATTTTTGAGGAGCTCAACAAGGAGTTCGATCTCTCGGGCCAGGACACCTACCGCGTGGATCGCAGCAAATCCGAATGGGCGGCGACACCGGCCGCCGCCGACGCGCTCTGGCGCCAGCGGTTGAAGTTCGAGCTCATCTCCGAGCTCATGAACAAGAAGTCGATGGACGAGGCCAAGCAGACCGTCCGCAAGCGCTATGAGCGGATGCTGAAGAACGTGGCCGACCTCGAGCTCAACGATGTGGCGGAGTTGTTCCTCTCGAACATCGCCCGGATCTACGATCCGCATTCGACCTATTTCTCGGCCGACACCTTTGAGGACTTCGGCATTCAGATGAAGCTCCAGCTCGTCGGCATCGGCGCCCTGCTCGGGATCGAGGAGGACTACTGTTTCGTGAAGGAAATCGTTCCGGGCGGTCCCGCCGACCTGGGGAAGCAGCTCAAACCGAACGACAAGATCATCGCCGTGGCCCAGCCCGGAAGCGAGCCCGTCGAGATCATCGGCATGAAGCTCCGCAAGGTGGTCGAGATGATCCGCGGCACCAAGGGCTCGCAGGTGAAGCTGATCGTCGAGCCGGCGGACGCCACCGATGCCTCGACGCGGAAGGAGATCACGATCGTGCGCGACGTGGTGAAACTGAATTCCGCGCGCGCCCGCGCGGCGGTGTTCCAAGTGCCCGACGCCACCGGGCAGACCACCGTGCCCCTCGGCGTGATCACGCTGCCCGCCTTTTACGGCCCCGCCGACAGCGAGGATCCCGAGGCCGAGAAGACCAGCGCGACGAAGGATGTCGCCCGGCTGATCGAACAGCTGAAGGACGCCGGCATCAAGGGCCTCGTGCTCGATCTCCGCCACAACGGCGGCGGCTATCTGAGCGAAGCCGTCGATCTCACGGGTCTGTTCATCTCGCGCGGTCCTGTCGTGCAGGTGAAGAACTACGCCGGCGAAATTCAGATCGACAACGACAACGATCCCGCCGTCGCCTACCAGGGCCCGCTCGCCGTCCTCGTCGACCGCTTCAGCGCCTCCGCGTCGGAGATCGTCACCGGGGCGTTGCAGAATTACGGCCGCGCGATCGTGATCGGCGACACCTCCACGCATGGCAAGGGCAGCGTCCAGACCGTGCTGGAGATGAAGAACCTCGTGCCGCAACTGGCGCGCACCGGCGAGAAGAGCGGCGCCGCCAAGTTCACGGTGCAGAAATACTATCTGCCGAACGGCTCCTCCACGCAGCTCAAAGGCGTCGTCCCGGACATCGTCCTGCCGTCGATCGACGAATTTCTCCCCATTGGCGAAGGCAGCCTGCCGCACGCGCTCGTCTGGGATGAGATCCCGACGAGCTTCTTCGACGGTTCGCCGCTTGATGCAAAAGTGCTCACCACGCTGCGCGAAGCCAGCCAGCGCCGGCAGGCGCAGCTCGATGAGTTCGCTTATCTCCGGAAGAACGTCGACTGGTTCAAGGTTCGCCAGGAGCAGAAACTCGTGTCGTTGAATTTGCAGGCGCGGCAGCAGCAAAAGGAAACCGACGAGACCTTCCGCAAGGAAATGAAAACCAAGAAGGAGGAGCTCGCGAAGTCGGACTTCCCCTTCCGTGAATTCCGTCTGGGCCCACCGCCACCGCCGAAGATCAAGGCCGAGCCCAAGGAGGGCGACCTCCCGGAAGCCGTCGAGGACGAGCTTAGCACGGACGAGAGTGACGAGAGCTACGCCAAGGTCGACGTGCACCTGCGCGAGTCGCTGCGCGTCCTGAACGATGCCGTCGAGCTCGGCGAAAGCCCGCAATACTGGGCCAGCAACCACCCGCCGCTCACCTTGGCGGCCGTCAATCGCAAGGGCTGA
- a CDS encoding ferredoxin: MANKADKWPQNAPGKFYVDQQCIDCDLCRETAPGSFQRHDEGGYSYVFKQPTTEEEVAQCMEALEGCPVEAIGQDGDE; encoded by the coding sequence ATGGCCAATAAAGCGGACAAATGGCCCCAGAACGCACCGGGCAAGTTCTACGTCGATCAGCAATGCATCGACTGCGACCTGTGTCGGGAAACGGCTCCGGGCTCTTTCCAGCGACATGACGAGGGAGGCTACTCCTACGTCTTCAAGCAGCCGACGACCGAAGAGGAAGTGGCCCAATGCATGGAGGCGCTTGAGGGCTGTCCGGTCGAGGCCATCGGCCAGGACGGCGACGAATAA
- the prmC gene encoding peptide chain release factor N(5)-glutamine methyltransferase: MLTVLEIIKKTTEFFAARGLEHPRLNAELLVGHGLGLGRMQLYLQFERPLSEAELERIRPLVRRRGQREPLQYVLGETEFFGLKLKTDRRALIPRPETERLVELVVARYADTAPPARILDLGTGSGAIALALASRFTDAQVTGLDHSEDALALAAENAAATGLPSRVTWLQSDWYAGLPDGAAFELIVANPPYLSAEETAQTQPEVREHEPHLALTSGGPDGLADLRKILAGATQFLAAGGLIALETGIAQHPALCALAREAGFNQVESLPDLTGRDRYVIAHR, translated from the coding sequence ATGCTGACGGTCCTCGAGATCATCAAGAAGACCACGGAATTCTTCGCCGCCCGCGGGCTGGAGCATCCGCGGCTGAATGCCGAATTGCTGGTCGGGCACGGCCTGGGGCTGGGCCGGATGCAACTCTACCTGCAGTTCGAGCGTCCGCTTTCCGAGGCCGAGCTCGAACGGATCCGGCCGCTGGTGCGCCGTCGCGGCCAGCGCGAGCCGCTGCAATACGTGCTCGGGGAAACGGAGTTTTTCGGGCTGAAACTGAAAACGGATCGCCGCGCGCTGATCCCGCGGCCGGAAACGGAGCGGCTGGTCGAGCTGGTGGTGGCCCGTTACGCGGACACCGCGCCCCCGGCGCGCATCCTGGATCTGGGGACGGGCAGCGGCGCGATCGCGCTGGCGCTGGCGAGCCGGTTCACCGACGCCCAGGTCACCGGGTTGGACCACAGCGAGGACGCGCTCGCGCTGGCCGCCGAAAACGCGGCCGCGACCGGACTGCCGTCGCGCGTCACTTGGTTGCAGTCGGACTGGTATGCGGGGTTGCCGGACGGCGCGGCGTTCGAGCTGATCGTGGCCAATCCGCCCTATCTTTCCGCCGAAGAAACGGCGCAAACCCAGCCAGAGGTGCGCGAGCACGAGCCGCACCTCGCACTCACCTCGGGCGGACCGGATGGGCTGGCCGACCTGCGCAAAATCCTGGCGGGCGCGACGCAGTTTCTCGCCGCCGGCGGATTGATCGCACTCGAGACCGGAATCGCGCAGCATCCGGCCTTGTGCGCGCTGGCGCGCGAGGCCGGATTCAATCAGGTCGAATCGCTGCCCGATTTGACCGGGCGCGATCGCTACGTGATCGCGCACCGCTGA
- a CDS encoding FecR domain-containing protein, with translation MNILNKLTKLLVTSLLAGSFASGVYAYEAKVVRMTGAAEVQLPGEAAAKPVTAGMLIPQGAVITTSANTQVFVEAIPGAVAAIEPNSVVKMEKLHVVTRGTEVASQEALLDLKKGGIVSTIDPARKAINRYGVRTPKGVAAARGTAFSATVSADGFTIASTADAVTFTSADGSSYLISAGQISITPPGGTPQPPVSLASAIASNPEVAGVVETAVTTLATVVQNNLASGMSADTAASLAAQVISVAATAIPAEAASFTTQIVTAVTATGSSAAGSSTAAAAVTSAAAAAAPAQAAAVAAAATTVAPTQAAAIASAATTAAPTQAAAIASSVTTAAPTQAATVAAAVVTAAVAQGQSAAVSTEIVAAAAAASGTTATALQTQVSSADVQQAASTATDTATQATQQATEVTQNVTQPAAPTPAAPDAPPVAPPPPPPIVTPDLPPVSGSGLPVG, from the coding sequence ATGAACATCCTGAACAAGCTCACAAAACTTCTGGTTACATCTCTGTTAGCAGGTAGCTTTGCATCCGGCGTGTACGCCTACGAGGCCAAGGTCGTCCGTATGACCGGTGCGGCTGAGGTGCAGCTCCCTGGTGAAGCTGCCGCCAAGCCCGTGACGGCGGGCATGCTTATCCCGCAGGGCGCGGTGATCACCACGTCGGCGAACACGCAGGTTTTCGTCGAGGCAATCCCTGGCGCAGTGGCGGCCATCGAGCCGAACTCCGTCGTCAAGATGGAGAAATTGCACGTGGTCACCCGCGGTACCGAGGTGGCCTCGCAAGAGGCGCTGCTCGACCTCAAGAAGGGCGGCATCGTCTCGACCATCGATCCCGCGCGGAAAGCGATCAACCGTTACGGAGTGCGCACGCCGAAGGGCGTCGCCGCGGCCCGCGGCACGGCTTTCAGCGCCACGGTTTCGGCGGATGGCTTCACGATTGCCTCCACGGCGGACGCGGTGACGTTCACGTCGGCGGACGGCTCCAGCTATTTGATCAGCGCGGGCCAGATCAGCATCACGCCTCCCGGTGGCACTCCGCAGCCGCCGGTATCGCTCGCCTCGGCGATCGCAAGCAATCCGGAAGTGGCCGGGGTAGTGGAAACCGCGGTCACCACGCTCGCCACGGTGGTTCAGAACAATCTTGCCAGTGGCATGTCGGCCGACACGGCCGCGTCCCTCGCGGCGCAGGTAATAAGCGTGGCTGCGACTGCGATCCCGGCGGAAGCGGCCAGCTTCACGACGCAGATCGTCACGGCCGTGACCGCCACAGGTTCCTCGGCGGCGGGTTCCTCCACGGCGGCGGCGGCGGTGACCAGTGCAGCCGCGGCAGCGGCTCCGGCGCAGGCGGCGGCGGTGGCGGCAGCGGCGACGACGGTGGCTCCGACCCAGGCGGCCGCGATCGCCTCGGCGGCGACGACTGCCGCTCCGACGCAAGCGGCGGCGATCGCCTCCTCGGTGACGACCGCGGCTCCGACGCAGGCTGCGACCGTTGCAGCAGCGGTGGTGACGGCGGCGGTCGCACAGGGCCAATCGGCGGCGGTTTCGACTGAGATCGTCGCGGCCGCGGCGGCAGCGTCCGGCACGACGGCGACGGCTCTCCAAACCCAAGTTTCTTCAGCTGACGTTCAACAGGCAGCGTCAACTGCGACGGACACGGCCACGCAGGCGACGCAGCAGGCAACGGAAGTCACGCAAAACGTGACCCAGCCGGCGGCGCCGACGCCCGCCGCGCCGGATGCTCCTCCGGTTGCTCCTCCTCCGCCGCCTCCGATCGTCACGCCGGACCTCCCGCCGGTCAGCGGCTCGGGCCTCCCGGTCGGTTGA
- the prfA gene encoding peptide chain release factor 1, with protein MTAHALESMDELPDLAPFQRRLDELDAQMAEPTFYANARRAAEVSREQQKLQQLVADYQEYDRLGREAAEAAALGKDPAADPDLRELAQAELPELERRRAALRQAVLLAMIPPDPTDSRNTVMEIRAGTGGDEASLFAADLFRMYSRYADGQGWKIQPMSSSMSERGGFKEVIFLISGTDVYKRLKFESGVHRVQRVPVTEANGRIHTSTVTVAVLPEAEEVDVQIDPQELEITVTRASGPGGQGVNTTDSAVQIVHKPTGLIVTCADERSQIKNKAKALTVLRSRLLQRREEEERAKYAATRRSQIGSGDRSERIRTYNFPQNRLTDHRIGLTLYNLPQVLEGGIDPIIAALHKADYEEKLAALTGIALPGAIRRAAGGDDE; from the coding sequence ATGACCGCCCACGCCCTCGAATCCATGGACGAACTTCCCGACCTTGCTCCGTTTCAGCGTCGCCTCGACGAACTCGATGCGCAGATGGCGGAGCCGACGTTTTACGCCAATGCCCGGCGGGCCGCCGAGGTCTCCCGCGAACAGCAGAAGTTGCAGCAACTCGTGGCCGACTATCAGGAGTACGACCGGCTGGGCCGGGAAGCGGCCGAGGCGGCGGCCCTGGGCAAGGATCCCGCGGCGGATCCGGATTTGCGTGAGCTCGCCCAGGCGGAGCTGCCCGAGCTCGAACGGCGCCGCGCCGCGCTGCGGCAGGCCGTGCTGCTGGCGATGATTCCGCCGGACCCGACGGATTCGCGCAACACCGTGATGGAAATCCGGGCCGGAACCGGGGGCGACGAGGCCAGCCTGTTTGCGGCCGACCTGTTTCGGATGTATTCGCGTTATGCCGACGGGCAGGGCTGGAAGATCCAGCCGATGAGCAGCAGCATGTCGGAGCGCGGCGGGTTCAAGGAGGTCATCTTCCTGATCAGCGGCACGGACGTCTACAAGCGCCTGAAATTCGAGAGCGGCGTGCATCGCGTGCAACGCGTGCCGGTCACCGAGGCGAACGGGCGCATTCATACCTCGACGGTCACCGTGGCGGTGCTCCCGGAAGCCGAGGAGGTCGACGTGCAGATCGACCCGCAGGAACTCGAGATCACGGTGACGCGGGCGAGCGGGCCGGGCGGGCAGGGGGTGAACACGACGGATTCGGCGGTGCAGATCGTGCACAAGCCCACGGGGCTGATCGTCACCTGCGCCGATGAACGGTCGCAGATCAAGAACAAGGCGAAAGCGCTGACCGTGCTGCGCTCACGGCTGCTGCAGCGGCGCGAGGAGGAGGAACGCGCGAAATACGCGGCCACGCGCCGCAGCCAGATCGGCTCCGGCGACCGCAGTGAACGGATTCGCACGTACAATTTCCCGCAGAACCGGCTGACCGATCATCGCATCGGGCTCACGCTCTACAATCTGCCGCAGGTCCTCGAGGGCGGCATCGACCCGATCATCGCGGCGCTGCACAAGGCCGATTACGAGGAGAAGCTCGCGGCGCTGACCGGAATCGCCTTGCCCGGCGCGATCCGCCGCGCGGCCGGCGGCGACGACGAGTGA
- a CDS encoding rhomboid family intramembrane serine protease, protein MRTLSSGLPGGQNRVKLPVATCVCRGLFLACNAMLSDRPYMRDDYPRNRTTVLTWLISAIVAMFVLQHLLWRLFNADTLLDQLLGLSVANLKAGRIWTLVTYSFLHSKANFLHIIANLLGLYFVGRVLLPVLGSRRFLGLYAAAVGLGGALWLGTHWSAGTGTLIGASAGVLGLFMLFACLNPNQPMTFLLFFIVPVTLRPKYVAAGLLAFELLGFGFYEVMGAVSPFGAPLAHSAHLGGMLAGWVFFRTFHASRGWFRPSRPDVELPRWMQKTPKAAPPPVYQVDVTKREDLRAEVDRILDKINSHGFGALTEEEKRLLDEARDLLSRR, encoded by the coding sequence TTGCGCACCCTGTCAAGCGGGCTCCCCGGCGGCCAAAACCGCGTAAAACTGCCGGTGGCGACTTGTGTTTGCCGGGGGCTATTCCTAGCTTGCAACGCGATGCTGTCCGACCGCCCCTATATGCGCGACGATTACCCGCGCAACCGCACGACGGTGCTGACCTGGCTGATTTCCGCCATTGTCGCGATGTTCGTGCTACAGCACCTGTTGTGGCGGTTGTTCAACGCCGACACCCTGCTGGACCAGTTGCTGGGGCTGAGCGTCGCGAACCTCAAGGCGGGCCGGATCTGGACGCTCGTCACGTACAGCTTCCTGCACTCGAAGGCGAACTTCCTGCACATCATCGCCAATCTGCTCGGGCTGTATTTCGTCGGCCGGGTGTTGCTGCCGGTGCTGGGATCGCGGCGCTTCCTCGGACTCTACGCCGCGGCCGTGGGCCTGGGCGGCGCGCTGTGGCTGGGCACGCATTGGAGCGCCGGCACCGGCACGCTGATCGGCGCGTCCGCCGGCGTGCTCGGGCTGTTCATGCTGTTTGCCTGTCTGAACCCGAACCAGCCGATGACGTTCCTGCTGTTCTTCATCGTGCCGGTCACGTTGCGGCCCAAATATGTCGCCGCCGGTTTGCTGGCTTTTGAGCTGCTGGGCTTCGGTTTCTACGAGGTGATGGGCGCGGTTTCGCCGTTCGGCGCTCCCTTGGCCCATTCCGCTCACTTGGGGGGGATGCTCGCCGGTTGGGTGTTCTTCCGCACCTTCCACGCCAGCCGCGGCTGGTTCCGGCCCTCCCGCCCGGACGTCGAATTGCCGCGTTGGATGCAAAAGACCCCCAAAGCCGCGCCGCCCCCCGTTTACCAGGTCGACGTCACCAAACGCGAGGACCTGCGCGCGGAGGTGGATCGCATCCTCGATAAAATCAACAGTCATGGTTTCGGGGCGCTGACCGAGGAGGAAAAACGGCTGCTGGATGAGGCGCGTGACCTGCTCAGCCGCCGTTGA
- a CDS encoding HAD family hydrolase — MATTLFTQNTIACIWDFDKTLIPEYMQSPLFRRYGIDEATFWEETNKLAEHYRRRGYKLSPEISYLNHLLTYVLAGPLAGLNNKILHECGREIHFYPGLPEFFDRAKKFVSERAEYQKHDIKLEHYVVSTGIAPMVRGSAIASRLDGIWACEFIENPLQPGFLRQKELPLDDAAAAIAQIGMVIDNTTKTRALFEINKGTNKDPAIDVNSKMAAEDRRVPFQNMIYIADGPSDVPSFSVVKSNGGKAYAVYNPDKPEEFAQNDRLLQSGRIHGYGPADYTEKSSTSQWLRMHIHQICDRIVTDREAAVALKASKPPRHLNATAEELAARRAAKAPKQASFLE; from the coding sequence ATGGCCACCACGCTCTTCACTCAAAACACCATCGCGTGCATCTGGGATTTCGACAAGACCTTAATCCCGGAGTATATGCAGTCGCCGCTTTTTCGGCGCTACGGCATCGACGAGGCCACGTTCTGGGAGGAGACGAACAAACTCGCCGAGCACTACCGCCGCCGCGGCTACAAGCTTTCGCCGGAGATCAGCTATCTCAATCATTTGCTGACCTACGTGCTGGCCGGTCCGCTCGCCGGACTGAACAACAAGATCCTGCACGAGTGCGGCCGCGAGATTCACTTTTATCCCGGGCTGCCGGAATTTTTCGATCGCGCCAAGAAATTCGTGAGCGAACGCGCCGAGTATCAGAAGCACGACATCAAGCTGGAGCATTACGTGGTGAGCACCGGCATCGCGCCCATGGTCCGCGGCAGTGCGATCGCCAGCCGGCTCGACGGCATCTGGGCGTGCGAGTTCATTGAAAATCCCCTCCAGCCCGGCTTCCTCCGGCAGAAGGAGCTGCCGCTCGACGACGCTGCGGCGGCGATCGCGCAGATCGGGATGGTGATCGACAACACCACCAAGACTCGCGCGCTCTTCGAGATCAACAAGGGCACCAACAAGGATCCGGCGATCGACGTGAACTCGAAGATGGCGGCCGAGGACCGGCGCGTGCCGTTTCAAAACATGATCTACATCGCCGATGGCCCGAGCGATGTCCCGAGTTTTTCCGTGGTGAAGAGTAATGGTGGCAAGGCCTACGCGGTCTACAATCCGGACAAACCGGAAGAGTTCGCGCAGAACGACCGGCTGCTCCAGTCCGGCCGGATCCACGGCTACGGTCCCGCCGACTATACCGAGAAGAGCAGCACGTCGCAGTGGCTGCGCATGCACATCCACCAGATCTGCGACCGGATCGTCACCGACCGCGAGGCGGCCGTCGCGCTGAAAGCCTCGAAGCCTCCGCGGCACCTCAACGCCACTGCCGAGGAACTGGCCGCCCGGCGAGCGGCGAAGGCGCCGAAGCAGGCGTCGTTTCTCGAGTAG